In the genome of Equus asinus isolate D_3611 breed Donkey chromosome 9, EquAss-T2T_v2, whole genome shotgun sequence, one region contains:
- the LOC106822970 gene encoding neuropeptide Y receptor type 6-like has translation MELSLNQPASNKTNAKSNNSAFFYFEFCQLPSLALLLLFTAYTVVLIVGLFGNLSLIIIIFKKQREAQTVTNILIANLSLSDILVCLMCIPSTVIYTLMDHWIFGDIMCKLTSYVQSVSISVSIFSLVLIAVERYQLIVNPHGWKPSVSHAYWGIILIWLFSLLLSIPFFLSYHLTDEPFHNLSLPTDLYTHRVACVENWPSRMNQLLLTTSLFMLQYWVPLSFIFICYLKIVICLRRRNRKGDRKRKSESWLSENKRINTILISIVVTFGACWLPLNIFNVIFDWYHEVLMSCHHDLVFVVCHLVAMVSTCINPLFYGFLNKNFQKDLLVLIHHCWCFAPQERYENIAISTMYTDESQGSLRLAHTSRGI, from the coding sequence ATGGAACTTTCCCTAAACCAGCCAGCATCTAACAAAACCAATGCAAAGAGCAACAACTCTGCATTTTTCTACTTCGAGTTCTGTCAACTCCCTTCTCTAGCCTTGCTCCTATTATTCACAGCCTATACTGTGGTCTTAATTGTGGGCCTTTTTGGAAACCTCTCTCTCATTATTATcatctttaaaaagcaaagagaagctcAGACTGTCACCAACATACTGATTGccaatctctccctctctgacaTCTTGGTGTGTCTCATGTGCATCCCTTCCACTGTCATCTACACTTTGATGGACCATTGGATATTCGGGGATATCATGTGCAAACTCACCTCCTATGTGCAAAGTGTCTCCATCTCTGTGTCCATATTCTCACTTGTGTTAATTGCTGTTGAAAGATATCAGCTGATTGTGAACCCCCATGGCTGGAAGCCCAGTGTATCTCATGCCTACTGGGGTATCATACTGATTTGGCTATTTTCCCTTCTGTTGTCTATTCCCTTCTTCTTGTCCTACCACCTCACCGATGAGCCCTTCCACaacctctctctccccactgaCCTCTACACCCATCGTGTGGCCTGTGTAGAGAACTGGCCCTCCAGAATGAACCAGCTCCTCCTTACCACCTCCCTGTTTATGCTCCAGTATTGGGTCCCTTTGAGCTTCATCTTCATCTGCTACCTGAAGATTGTTATCTGCCTCCGCAGGAGAAATAGGAAAGGGGACAGGAAGAGGAAAAGTGAGAGCTGGCTCAGTGAGAACAAGAGGATCAATACAATTTTGATCTCCATTGTGGTGACCTTTGGGGCCTGCTGGTTGCCCTTGAACATCTTCAATGTCATCTTCGACTGGTATCATGAAGTGCTGATGAGCTGCCACCATGACCTGGTATTTGTAGTTTGCCACTTGGTTGCTATGGTTTCTACGTGTATAAACCCCCTCTTTTATGGCTTTCTCAACAAAAATTTCCAGAAGGACCTGCTAGTGCTTATTCACCACTGTTGGTGCTTTGCACCTCAGGAAAGATATGAAAATATTGCCATCTCCACTATGTACACAGATGAATCTCAAGGATCATTAAGATTGGCTCATACATCAAGAGGTATATAA